A portion of the Juglans microcarpa x Juglans regia isolate MS1-56 chromosome 1D, Jm3101_v1.0, whole genome shotgun sequence genome contains these proteins:
- the LOC121264263 gene encoding caffeoylshikimate esterase-like, whose protein sequence is MVHPVAEANEESPFGSLTPDEFYARHSVTHGSEYITNDRGLRLFTQWWTPLPPTELVGTLSVVHGFTGESSWFLQLSAVFFAKVGFAVCAIDHQGHGFSDGLVHHIPDINPVVEDCISFFNAFRARHALSLPSFLYAESLGGAIALLITLHKETVWDGLILNGAMCGISAKFKPPWPLEYFLSLVAILIPTWRVIPTRGSLPEVSFKEEWKRKLALASPKRLVARPRAGTARELVRVCDELQGRFEEVRVPLLVVHGTKDVVCDPACAEELYKRASSKDKTLKIYPEMWHQLIGEPEENVELVYGDMLQWLLSRAKGASDARAA, encoded by the coding sequence ATGGTGCACCCAGTAGCGGAGGCGAACGAGGAGAGTCCCTTTGGCTCGCTGACTCCGGACGAGTTCTACGCGCGCCATTCCGTTACTCACGGCTCGGAGTACATCACCAACGACAGGGGCCTCAGGCTCTTCACCCAGTGGTGGACCCCACTCCCTCCAACCGAGCTCGTTGGAACCCTATCCGTCGTCCACGGCTTCACCGGTGAGTCCAGCTGGTTCCTCCAGCTCAGCGCCGTGTTCTTCGCCAAAGTCGGCTTCGCCGTCTGCGCCATCGACCACCAGGGTCACGGATTCTCCGACGGCCTCGTTCACCACATCCCCGATATCAACCCCGTCGTCGAAGACTGTATCTCCTTCTTCAACGCCTTCCGTGCTCGCCACGCGCTCTCCTTGCCCTCCTTCCTATACGCGGAGTCCCTCGGTGGCGCGATCGCCCTTCTCATTACGCTTCACAAGGAGACCGTCTGGGACGGCCTTATCCTCAACGGAGCGATGTGCGGAATCAGCGCCAAGTTCAAGCCGCCATGGCCGTTAGAGTACTTCCTATCCTTGGTCGCCATTTTGATTCCCACTTGGCGCGTGATTCCCACTCGGGGTTCCCTGCCGGAGGTCTCGTTCAAGGAGGAGTGGAAGCGGAAGCTGGCGTTGGCGAGCCCAAAAAGGCTGGTGGCGAGGCCACGCGCGGGTACGGCCCGCGAGCTGGTGAGGGTATGCGACGAGCTGCAGGGCAGGTTTGAGGAGGTGCGGGTGCCATTACTGGTAGTTCACGGCACGAAAGACGTCGTGTGCGACCCGGCGTGCGCGGAAGAACTGTACAAACGCGCATCGAGCAAGGATAAGACTCTCAAGATTTACCCCGAGATGTGGCACCAGTTAATTGGCGAACCGGAGGAGAACGTCGAGTTGGTATACGGGGACATGTTGCAATGGCTTCTGAGCAGGGCGAAAGGCGCCTCTGATGCACGCGCCGCCTGA
- the LOC121248261 gene encoding WPP domain-associated protein, with product MDEFFAGGMDGRFRVSITDSTMMSIVHHSMDKAHEKVKSKEGIVERLNEMSKFYELAVMQLEGCLMFVQEETYGCILESNYEELLADLKEIRDHLQGRLKESQLAISDKDRELTERAGNEMKLRQALELKERELVSLRANLEIERTKTEGIEEFVLGNRIDRDGERHRDRDGEFCELKNSVHQQVWNIKQKLGPDNSLIEEERNRGFDNEKIEQMGLDIDMLKETLDLAFGKMQKAIFLSHMGPIEQQWRWSIENDTISILIRGLVTNLEESFEAKVTTKQEMQVRVCLSEHWSDLMNEVASLRQELEPFCRENDMQANGRAYWKEQQVGRRQYVAKMIKSHESIIRRQSEDLNRLKREILREKGCLSLREEKDPLNLRRRIQEIVVRLNNFMEWDAKMGKKFGDHTSIHGNESFIEKRVSQFDESINTLADGWEKINKVSFNSHAVLNEEQQNEIRMLRQEKEDLNLKAMILEEIYFTLLRGLRKEFYIQLDYYDLECLIHEGICKYLFREKVGQWNESFESSNIEAQIREEIYFLAFSEALKDYKIVEDSRYTDELGSVEGSVREGIWTAFLRQVFKEWNESTEGQNTASLIREEIYRIVFGESFKSIACSASSPTLSQLQEVKLPEDFLPITSEMVKEFKTDIDSYNHVESLIREDIFHFVIVEAVRDASILHRELGESRIQGNMLGDLHSSKELNNGINASVENKLVRKLDSLSQCFQVEGLKPSAGTDLKERTAHLDLVSLKYEEMDEKNIFEKLLIEDEHTLSSGSSKLEKSSQQLVTSKALFGELDTSLGTSIAGDLECVHDEMTPILDVSQVGKASFHTPNDYKAGQSTEADSVFSPALLGFQQALADFEHIVLEKLGMNILRLTEVKHNLDPLVELVASLRNKELLYRKAFVRRCYNLQKAELEVDLLGDQVDVLLGLLEKIYTRLHQYSPALQQYFEVSDILNLINKELTGGVVRIPNK from the exons ATGGATGAGTTCTTTGCTGGTGGGATGGATGGCAGGTTTAGAGTTTCTATAACCGATTCGACCATGATGTCGATTGTGCATCATTCAATGGATAAAGCACACGAGAAAGTAAAATCAAAAGAAGGGATTGTCGAGCGCTTGAATGAGATGTCAAAGTTCTATGAATTGGCGGTAATGCAGTTAGAGGGGTGTCTGATGTTTGTACAAGAAGAGACATACGGCTGCATACTTGAAAGCAATTACGAGGAATTACTTGCAGACCTAAAAGAGATAAGAGACCACCTTCAAGGACGTCTAAAGGAATCTCAGCTAGCTATATCCGATAAGGACAGAGAGTTAACGGAAAGAgcaggaaatgaaatgaagctTAGGCAAGCATTGGAGCTAAAAGAAAGAGAGTTGGTTTCATTGCGTGCTAACCTTGAGATCGAAAGAACAAAGACTGAAGGCATTGAGGAGTTTGTTCTAGGCAACCGGATAGATAGAGATGGAGAGAGACATAGAGATAGAGATGGTGAATTTTGTGAGCTGAAGAACTCTGTGCATCAACAGGTATGGAATATCAAACAAAAACTAGGCCCTGATAATAGTCTAATTGAGGAGGAAAGAAATAGAGGTTTTGACAATGAAAAGATTGAACAAATGGGCTTGGACATAGATATGCTGAAGGAAACGTTAGATCTTGCTTTTGGAAAGATGCAAAAAGCCATATTTTTGTCTCACATGGGGCCAATAGAGCAGCAGTGGAGGTGGTCTATAGAGAACGATACCATCTCTATTTTGATCAGAGGATTAGTGACGAATCTCGAAGAGAGTTTTGAAGCAAAAGTAACGACGAAGCAAGAGATGCAAGTTCGTGTATGCTTGAGTGAGCATTGGTCagatttgatgaatgaagtTGCAAGTTTGCGTCAAGAACTCGAGCCCTTTTGCAGAGAAAATGATATGCAGGCGAATG GAAGAGCTTACTGGAAGGAACAACAAGTGGGTAGAAGGCAATATGTGGCTAAGATGATAAAAAGTCATGAATCTATTATTCGGAGGCAAAGTGAAGATCTGAATAGGCTGAAGCGAGAAATTCTTCGAGAAAAAGGATGTTTATCCCTCAGGGAAGAAAAGGACCCTCTAAATCTTAGAAGAAGGATCCAAGAAATTGTTGTGAGACTGAACAATTTCATGGAATGGGATGCTAAGATGGGAAAAAAATTTGGTGATCATACATCCATACATGGAAATGAAAGTTTTATCGAGAAAAGGGTATCACAATTTGATGAGAGCATCAATACTTTGGCAGATGGCTGGGAGAAGATTAATAAAGTTTCATTTAATTCTCATGCAGTACTAAATGAAGAGCAACAAAATGAGATAAGGATGCTAagacaagaaaaagaagactTAAATCTGAAGGCAATGATATTAGAGGAGATATATTTTACCCTTCTGAGAGGACTAAGGAAAGAATTTTACATTCAGTTAGACTATTATGATTTAGAGTGCCTGATACATGAgggtatatgtaaatatttgtTCAGGGAAAAGGTAGGACAGTGGAATGAGAGCTTTGAGAGCAGCAATATTGAAGCCCAGATCAGAGAGGAGATATATTTCCTTGCCTTCAGCGAGGCATTGAAGGATTATAAGATTGTGGAAGACTCCAGGTATACTGACGAGTTAGGCAGTGTAGAGGGCTCTGTAAGAGAGGGCATATGGACAGCTTTCTTGCGGCAAGTTTTTAAAGAATGGAACGAAAGCACAGAAGGTCAGAACACTGCAAGCTTGATTAGAGAAGAGATATATAGAATTGTCTTTGGTGAGAGCTTCAAAAGTATTGCCTGCAGCGCCAGTAGTCCTACATTAAGTCAACTTCAAGAGGTCAAACTTCCTGAGGATTTCCTCCCAATCACCAGTGAGATGGTGAAGGAATTCAAGACGGACATAGATTCTTATAATCATGTAGAGAGTCTGATTAGGGAAGATATCTTTCATTTTGTGATTGTCGAGGCAGTGAGAGATGCCTCCATCTTGCATAGAGAATTAGGCGAGTCTAGAATTCAAGGCAATATGTTGGGAGATCTGCACTCTTCTAAGGAGTTAAATAATGGTATAAACGCTAGTGTTGAGAATAAATTAGTTCGGAAACTAGATTCTCTATCACAATGTTTTCAGGTGGAGGGTTTAAAGCCAAGTGCAGGTACTGACTTAAAGGAACGAACTGCACACCTTGACCTTGTGAGCTTGAAATATGAAGAGATggatgagaaaaatatatttgaaaagcTGTTAATTGAAGACGAACACACTTTAAGCTCAGGAAGTAGCAAGCTAGAGAAGTCCTCGCAACAGTTGGTCACAAGCAAGGCACTGTTCGGTGAGTTGGACACTAGTTTAGGCACAAGTATCGCTGGTGATCTAGAATGCGTTCATGATGAGATGACTCCTATATTAGATGTTTCACAAGTTGGAAAGGCCTCCTTCCATACACCCAATGATTATAAAGCGGGACAATCAACTGAAGCGGATTCTGTCTTCTCGCCGGCTCTCTTGGGATTTCAGCAAGCACTCGCAGATTTTGAGCATATAGTGCTCGAAAAATTAGGAATGAACATTTTGAG GTTGACAGAGGTGAAGCACAATTTAGACCCGCTCGTTGAGCTTGTTGCCTCTCTGAGAAACAAGGAATTGCTTTACAGGAAGGCCTTTGTTAGGAGATGTTACAACCTGCAGAAGGCTGAACTTGAG GTAGATTTGCTAGGTGATCAAGTGGATGTGCTTCTAGGTCTGCTTGAGAAGATATACACAAGACTGCATCAGTATTCACCAGCTCTGCAGCAGTACTTTGAG GTCTCAGacattttgaatttgattaatAAAGAACTAACTGGAGGAGTTGTTCGTATACccaataaataa
- the LOC121264283 gene encoding V-type proton ATPase subunit G1-like, translated as MTLTVYVSVEASCYRILKHETLIASILSIFQFGCISNFSMEAKRGQNAIQQLLAAEQEAQRIVNEARKAKLARLKQAKEEAEKEIAEFCAHIELEFQRKVEESYGIQMPL; from the exons ATGACCCTAACTGTATATGTTTCTGTGGAAGCATCTTGTTATAGGATTCTCAAGCATGAAACTTTAATTGCATCAATCCTATCTATCTTTCAGTTTGGCTGCATTAGCAATTTCAGTATGGAAGCCAAGAGGGGACAGAATGCAATTCAACAACTGCTAGCTGCTGAACAAGAAGCTCAGCGAATTGTTAATGAAGCCAGAAAAG cTAAGTTGGCCAGATTAAAACAGGCCAAAGAAGAGGCTGAGAAGGAGATTGCCGAGTTTTGTGCTCATATAGAACTTGAATTTCAGAGAAAGGTTGAGGAG AGCTATGGGATTCAGATGCCATTGTGA